CACCGGAGTCTCTGACTCCGAGTTTGAGCAGCTGATTGCTCAATGTACGCTAAAACATTACGCCAAAGCAGAAAAAGTCCTCTATTCGAAAACACCTCGAGAGGGCTTATTGTTAATTTTAGATGGAATGGCCGAGGTCTACGTCGATGGCGAATACGACTATCAATCTCAAGAAGTACTAGAAGTCTTGCAATGTGGCGATATTATCGGTTTTTCAAGTCTAGCAGATTTTTTAGGTGAAAAAAGTGACCACATCGCCGAATATACGGTTGAAGTTCGGGCCATCGAGGAGTCATCATGCTTACAAATTCCGTACAGTGTTGTAGATGCTCGCTGGGATGACGAAGCGGTCCGTGATTTCGTCTTACGGCAAGTATCGGTAAGGTTGCGTGATGTCTACGGTTCACTAGCCGAGCAAGTGAAGCTTGCTAACCAGTGGGGTGAAAGTGACCCATTTATTAGGCGCATTCAAGATGTGATGAAGGAGCCGTGTGTGTCAGTGCATACGGGGGAGTCGGTGCAAGCTGTCGCGAAAAAGATGGTCGAGCATTCCTCAAGTTCAGTTGTTGTTGAGGATGATGATCTTCAGCTTGTTGGCATTATCACGGAAAAGGATGTGGTGCAGCGTGTCGTCGCAACTCTCGGTTCACCGCAGCAAAACGCTGCTAGTATCATGACCACTCGCCCATTCACGATTGAACGTGACGCCTATTATTATGAGGCGATGTCGAGCTTTTTAATGAATGGGATTAAACATTTACCTGTCGTTGAACAGGGGCGTGCGGTTGGGATGGTGACCTTATCAGGCTTATTACAAAAAAAGAACCGTGGCACCCTGCAGATTTTACAAAAGATTGAAGAGTCTTCACTCGCTAACATCAGTGCGATTAAAAACGCCATCTATGATGTTCTTTCCAATTTAATTCACGATGAGATTCCGACGATTAATACGCTTGAAATCATTACAAAACTATATGACCGGCTCGTGCGTCATTGTGTTGATTTGGCTGTTGATTCCCTCCGCCAGCAAGGCAAAGGCGAGCCACCAGTACCATTTTGTTGGTTCCAAATGGGAAGCGGGGGACGAGGCGAGCAGTTTTTGCTTACCGACCAAGACCATTTTCTCGTTTACGCTGATCCTTCTGAAGAGGAGGAAAAGCAGGTGGCCGCTTATTTTCGTTTATTAGGTAAGGAGATTGTTGATCACCTCGAGCAAGCGGGCTACAAGCGCTGCGAAGGAAAGATGATGGCCAGTGAAGAAAACTGGCGCGGCTCAGTGATGACATGGGAACAGCGCTTACGCACATGGGGCTTACGAGCAACGAATGATAATGTTTTACTCGGAAATAACTTTTTGTCGTTCCGATTTTTATACGGCGACGACGTGCTACATGATCAATTCGTCAAAATGGTGAAGGAGCAATTTACAACATCAAAGATTTTCCTCTACCGCATGGCTGAGCAAGAAAAGGCGCATCCGGTGCCAACATTGGACCACCCGATTCGCGCACTGTTTCGCTTAAAGCGTGATTCGATCGATATTAAAAAACATGCGCTCTTTCCATTGCACCATTGCTTACAGCTAATGGCTGCGCATAAAGGCGTGCTCGAAGGCACACCGTTAAAGCGGATTGATAGGCTCGTAAACCGAAACGTTTTTACCGAGGAGTTTGCGGATGATTTACGATTTGCTTATGAAATCGTCTTAAAGCTACGTGTCGACCAAGCGTGGAACCGCTATTTACGTGATGAAGAAGGCACAAGCGTCATTAAATTCACTCATATTCGCTCTCGTGATAAGGAAGAATTGATGATTGCTTTAAAAACAATTCGCTCATTGCAAAATCAAACATTAGGAGCGTTTGGATTGTTGTAAAAAAGGAGGAGGATGACAAACCAGTGTTTTGGAAAAAGAAAAACATGCATTATAAGCTTGATCATCAACCGCCACTAGATACCCCGCTATCAGATTTATCATTTACGGTCTTTGATACGGAGACGACTGGATTTGCGATTGGAGGCAAAGACCGGATGATTGAAATTGGTGCTGTTCATGTTGAAGGGCTTGAGGTCACTGATTTAACGTTTCAAACCTATGTCAATCCAGAGCGCGAGATTCCTGCAAATATCATCGAGTTAACAGGAATTGAGCAGCACCAAGTCAATCAAGGCCCAAAGGCATTAGAAGCAATTGAACAATTTTTTACGTTTATTGAAAACGCGAAAAGTGGAGGCTGGGTCGGCCATTACTTAAGCTTTGACGTAATGGTGATAAAAAAGGAGCTTCAGCGCGAGAAGCGTTCCTTTGAACAGCCGCTCTATATCGATACGTTGGATATCATTGGCTACCTCAACCCATCATGGGATATGCGTGACCTCGCCAATTACGCGCGGACGTTTAATACGAAAATTTATGAGCGCCACAGCGCCCTTGGCGACGCCCTAACGACGGCACACCTGTTTGTTGAGCTGCTCTTGCATCTCCAAGACCGCGGCAAGACGACGCTTGCCGATTTAGTTCAGGTGACAGACATTAATAATAAAAACCGCATCCTGCAGTTCTGACCGTATGACAGCTAGCGTTGCCGTACGGTTGTTTTTTTGGGGGGAAAGTAACTTCAAGGCTTGTAACAAAGGTGGTGCCAGGCACCCTCAAATGGGTGCCTGGCACCACCTTTGAGTCGATTTATTAAGACCAGAAAAAGCGACTTCAAGGCCTGGCCATCCTGTGGATTTGTTTAAAATCTTACCTTTATTGGCAAACTATGAGCAATCAAGCAGAAGATAAGGGGGATTTTATGAATAACATTGTTGTTGCCCTGCCCGCTTATAATGAAGAGACTGGTTTGCCAAAGCTCTTAGATAAAATCATCGCCGTACAAGCAAGTGTTGAGCGTCCGTTTGAAGTCATCGTTGTTGATGACGGTAGCACAGATCGCACAGGTGAAATTTTAAAGGATTACGAACAAAGATACCCGTTTATGACAGTGATTACGCATCGAAAGAATAAAGGTTTAGGCGAAGCGATGAAAACGATTTTTCATTTCTTATTAGATAGATATGATGATAAGGACATTTTAATCACACTTGATGCTGATAATACGCATCACCCAAAAATTATTCCTGCCCTCGTTGAAAAGATTGAGGCTGAACAGCTTGACCTTGTGGTTGCTTCGCGCTTTACAAGAGGAGGAAAGGAAATGGGACTGTCTCCACTTCGTAAGGTATATAGCCGCGGTGCGAGGCTGTTTTTTAAAATGTTCTTTCCAATATCAGGGGTCTATGATTACTCAAGTGGCTTTCGTGCTTACCGGCTTGGGGCAGTACGTCAAGCGTTTGCCCGCTATGAGGGGAAGATGATAACGTCAAATGGTTTTGACTGCATGGTTGAAATCCTCGCGCGATTTAGCAAGCTAGATATTAAAGCCGGGGAGTATCCGCTCGTGCTAGAGTATCATTTAAAAGAGACGCCGAGTAAGATGAAGGTCATCCGGACAATTACAGGCTACTTTTCACTGTTAAGACGAGTGAAGAAGCCTGTCGGTTTAAGTGATGAAAGGGAAGTGTATGAATAATCTTGTCGTTATTTTACTCTCCGTATTGCTCGGATCGATTGGCCAAGTCGTTTTAAAAATTGGTGCGAACAAACTAGATTCGTTTACATTATCGTTTGAAACACTCGTTGCTGACTTGTTGCGGATGGCACGAACGCCAGAAATCGTCATTGGATTGGTTTTATTTGGGACAAGCTTTTTACTATGGATCAAGGTCTTAACAAAAGCAGACCTCAGCTATGCTTACCCGCTCGTAAGCCTCGGCTACATCAATGTAGTCATCCTCTCGTACTTTCTCTTCGGTGAATCGTTTACAGTGATGAAAGTACTCGGCATTACCCTCATCATCAGCGGTGTTATTGTTTTAAATCTATGAGGCTGGGACAAAAGGTTGGAGTGGTGGTGCCAGGCACCCATTTGTGGGTGCCTGGCACCACCACTCCACAGCCATCACTCCAGCTGGTAAAACGAGTAGTCTTCGCCTTCTAGCTGCACTTCAATCTTTTCAAAGTTATCCTCAAGGTAGTTTCGATACGTAAGGTCACCGTCATTATAGATATAACCTCGCTTCGGGAAGAAATAGCGGGCACCGTGTTCGATAAAATAGTTAAGTTCATCCTCAGGTCCTGTTGGGATATGATCATAATAGTCAATATTTGCGCGCCAACCTTTGCGCTCACTCGCGTTTAATAGGTCTGGTGAGAACGTACCAATGACGATTAAATCATCTGCCTCTGTATACTGCTTAATCACCTCGGCTTGCTTAAGAATATCCTCTTTTACCATAAAGCGCTCATTCACATGACCATAACTACTTACGGCAAACACCATCAAAACAAGGGCAATGCCGATATGACCATATTCAAAGTCTAATAGCACCGCCAGCGCCTTAGCGGCGACGAGTGCGAGCACTGGGCCGAGAAAGATGAGGTAATAGTTAAATTGAATGACAGCAACAATCGTTGTCACCTCTAACAGAACCGCGAGCAAAAGAAAGCCAATCGGATATTGATGATGCCAGTTGATCGTAAGGGCGCCGATTACGCCCAAAACGAGTGCAAATACTGTAAAGGATGAAGGCAAATGCTCCCTGAAAAAGTCACCAGCTTCACTTGAAAAGATTGCTGTCGTAAACTCGGGCAATATGTGTTTCGTGCCAATCCCAGTGACGAAAGTAAACTCAGCAACCGTGTCTAACCATGTAAAATAAATAGCAGGCGGTACAAGTGCCACTAGCGCAAACAACCAAAGTTGCCAAGCCGTGACGATTTTTTCCTTATATTTGACGATAGCCATAAGAATCATTGCAAGCCCAACAAAGATCGTCGGTGTTTTGATCGAAATCGCTAGAGCGGTCAATATGGCGGAAACGAAGATGAGCCAATTCCTTTCACGTTCGATCCACTCACTAAACACATAAAAGCTAGCGATAAAAAAGAACAACGCTGCGGACTCTGGCATAATCGCACGTGAATAGAATAGATTGACGGGAAAGAGGCCGTAGAATAGTATCGCCATCCAGGCAACTTCAACCGAAAAATATTTTTTGGCAAGTAAATAGAGAAAATAAGCGGAGCCGATAAAGAAGAGCGTCGGCACCAGTCGAGCCAGCTCATAATGAAAGCCGAATGTCTGATAGAGCAGGGCAATCAAATACGTTGTCAATTGGAACTCGAGCTGCGCGATATTAGGTGGTGAACCATCATAATTTAACTGCGGATAGAGAATGTGAAAATAATCGACAACAAAATTACGTGCCATTGACTCGGTATCACTTTGGCGCCACGATTCACCCGTCTCTATTGGTGAATTCGACAAATACGGAAGTCGCATCGCGAAGATAAACACGAATAAAAGAATAGTGATCCATATTTGCTTGCGATCATCCTTGTACATCACTGCCCCATCTCCTAGAAAAACGTACTCAACTCTCCCTTCCATTCTATCCAGTTTCTTATTTATATAATAATGTCCACAAAAAAACTTTACAGGTGGTGCCAGGCACCCTCAAAAGGGTGCCAGGCACCACCCTTTTTGCAAAAAAATAAAATAAATCCCTTGTCCTTATTGACTTTTTGGTATATATACGCTTCCTCCTTAATAAAATGTTACAAATCACCAACACAGTTAGGGAGGCGAGTGGTGTGCACGATTACATCAAAGAACGTACCATCAAGATAGGCAGGTATATCGTGGAGTCGAAGAAAACCGTCCGAACGATTGCAAAGGAGTTTGGCGTTTCGAAAAGCACCGTCCATAAAGATCTAACCGAGCGATTACCTGAGATCAACCCAGAATTAGCGAATGAAGTCAAGCAAATCCTCGAATACCATAAATCTATTCGCCATTTACGAGGGGGGGAAGCGACAAAGGTCAAATATCGCAGAGATGATAAGCCTGATGAAAAGGTGATCGAAACGTAAGGCGAATTTACCAAAAAAATCAATCCCTGTTTCAGCAAAATATGATAAAATAATTGATTAGGAGATCAAAATGAGATGATCGTTTTGCTGAGTAGACAAACAGGGAGGATTCAATATGTTTGGTAGGGATATTGGGATAGATTTAGGGACGGCAAATGTCCTTATCCATGTGAAAGGTAGAGGAATTGTTCTTGATGAGCCATCTGTTGTGGCAATGGATGCAAATGAAGGGAAAGTGTTAGCCGTAGGTGAAGAAGCATTTCGCATGGTAGGTCGAACACCTGGAAATATTGTTGCAACGCGCCCGATGAAAGACGGTGTGATTGCAAACTTTGATTTAACAGAGTCCATGCTCAAACACTTTTTAGCGAAAATCCAAGTCAAAGGTTTGTTCTCAAAACCTCGGATTTTAATTTGCTGCCCGACAAACATTACGTCTGTCGAACAGAAGGCCATTCGCGAAGCAGCGGAAAAAAGTGGAGGGAAGAATGTCTATCTTGAGGAAGAACCGAAAGTAGCTGCAATTGGAGCCGGTATGGAAATTTTTCAACCGAGCGGTAACATGGTCGTAGACATAGGCGGTGGGACAACAGATGTTGCTGTTCTTTCCATGGGTGATATCGTCACCGCCTCTTCAATTAAAGTAGCTGGCGATCAGTTCGATCAGGAAATTTTAAGCTATATCAAAAAGAAGTACAAGCTGTTAATCGGTGAACGTACAGCAGAACAAATTAAGATGGAAGTTGCAACGGTATTTCCGGGTGCTCGACAAGAAGAAATTGACATCCGCGGACGTGACATGGTTAGTGGACTTCCACGGACGATTACCGTATACTCAAAAGAGATTGAAGAGGCATTAAAGGAGACTGTTTCTCACATTGTACACGCATCAAAACTAGTACTTGAGAGAACGCCACCTGAGCTTTCCGCCGATATTATTGACCGCGGTGTCATCTTAACGGGCGGCGGTGCCTTGCTTCACGGAATTGACCAGCTTTTAGCTGAGCAATTAAAAGTCCCTGTTCTCATCGCAGAAGAACCCATGCATTGCGTCGCAAAAGGGACAGGCATTCTATTAGAGAACCTTGATAAAATGTCTAATAAAAAAATTAAGCTATAAAGTAGCAAGAATAGATTGTAGGAGGAGAACGAGATG
The window above is part of the Desertibacillus haloalkaliphilus genome. Proteins encoded here:
- a CDS encoding rod shape-determining protein yields the protein MFGRDIGIDLGTANVLIHVKGRGIVLDEPSVVAMDANEGKVLAVGEEAFRMVGRTPGNIVATRPMKDGVIANFDLTESMLKHFLAKIQVKGLFSKPRILICCPTNITSVEQKAIREAAEKSGGKNVYLEEEPKVAAIGAGMEIFQPSGNMVVDIGGGTTDVAVLSMGDIVTASSIKVAGDQFDQEILSYIKKKYKLLIGERTAEQIKMEVATVFPGARQEEIDIRGRDMVSGLPRTITVYSKEIEEALKETVSHIVHASKLVLERTPPELSADIIDRGVILTGGGALLHGIDQLLAEQLKVPVLIAEEPMHCVAKGTGILLENLDKMSNKKIKL
- the spoIIID gene encoding sporulation transcriptional regulator SpoIIID, with translation MHDYIKERTIKIGRYIVESKKTVRTIAKEFGVSKSTVHKDLTERLPEINPELANEVKQILEYHKSIRHLRGGEATKVKYRRDDKPDEKVIET
- a CDS encoding 3'-5' exonuclease gives rise to the protein MFWKKKNMHYKLDHQPPLDTPLSDLSFTVFDTETTGFAIGGKDRMIEIGAVHVEGLEVTDLTFQTYVNPEREIPANIIELTGIEQHQVNQGPKALEAIEQFFTFIENAKSGGWVGHYLSFDVMVIKKELQREKRSFEQPLYIDTLDIIGYLNPSWDMRDLANYARTFNTKIYERHSALGDALTTAHLFVELLLHLQDRGKTTLADLVQVTDINNKNRILQF
- a CDS encoding SMR family transporter — translated: MNNLVVILLSVLLGSIGQVVLKIGANKLDSFTLSFETLVADLLRMARTPEIVIGLVLFGTSFLLWIKVLTKADLSYAYPLVSLGYINVVILSYFLFGESFTVMKVLGITLIISGVIVLNL
- a CDS encoding glycosyltransferase family 2 protein; amino-acid sequence: MNNIVVALPAYNEETGLPKLLDKIIAVQASVERPFEVIVVDDGSTDRTGEILKDYEQRYPFMTVITHRKNKGLGEAMKTIFHFLLDRYDDKDILITLDADNTHHPKIIPALVEKIEAEQLDLVVASRFTRGGKEMGLSPLRKVYSRGARLFFKMFFPISGVYDYSSGFRAYRLGAVRQAFARYEGKMITSNGFDCMVEILARFSKLDIKAGEYPLVLEYHLKETPSKMKVIRTITGYFSLLRRVKKPVGLSDEREVYE
- a CDS encoding DUF294 nucleotidyltransferase-like domain-containing protein yields the protein MRYQENNELYEQIKRHQLFTGVSDSEFEQLIAQCTLKHYAKAEKVLYSKTPREGLLLILDGMAEVYVDGEYDYQSQEVLEVLQCGDIIGFSSLADFLGEKSDHIAEYTVEVRAIEESSCLQIPYSVVDARWDDEAVRDFVLRQVSVRLRDVYGSLAEQVKLANQWGESDPFIRRIQDVMKEPCVSVHTGESVQAVAKKMVEHSSSSVVVEDDDLQLVGIITEKDVVQRVVATLGSPQQNAASIMTTRPFTIERDAYYYEAMSSFLMNGIKHLPVVEQGRAVGMVTLSGLLQKKNRGTLQILQKIEESSLANISAIKNAIYDVLSNLIHDEIPTINTLEIITKLYDRLVRHCVDLAVDSLRQQGKGEPPVPFCWFQMGSGGRGEQFLLTDQDHFLVYADPSEEEEKQVAAYFRLLGKEIVDHLEQAGYKRCEGKMMASEENWRGSVMTWEQRLRTWGLRATNDNVLLGNNFLSFRFLYGDDVLHDQFVKMVKEQFTTSKIFLYRMAEQEKAHPVPTLDHPIRALFRLKRDSIDIKKHALFPLHHCLQLMAAHKGVLEGTPLKRIDRLVNRNVFTEEFADDLRFAYEIVLKLRVDQAWNRYLRDEEGTSVIKFTHIRSRDKEELMIALKTIRSLQNQTLGAFGLL
- a CDS encoding ArnT family glycosyltransferase produces the protein MYKDDRKQIWITILLFVFIFAMRLPYLSNSPIETGESWRQSDTESMARNFVVDYFHILYPQLNYDGSPPNIAQLEFQLTTYLIALLYQTFGFHYELARLVPTLFFIGSAYFLYLLAKKYFSVEVAWMAILFYGLFPVNLFYSRAIMPESAALFFFIASFYVFSEWIERERNWLIFVSAILTALAISIKTPTIFVGLAMILMAIVKYKEKIVTAWQLWLFALVALVPPAIYFTWLDTVAEFTFVTGIGTKHILPEFTTAIFSSEAGDFFREHLPSSFTVFALVLGVIGALTINWHHQYPIGFLLLAVLLEVTTIVAVIQFNYYLIFLGPVLALVAAKALAVLLDFEYGHIGIALVLMVFAVSSYGHVNERFMVKEDILKQAEVIKQYTEADDLIVIGTFSPDLLNASERKGWRANIDYYDHIPTGPEDELNYFIEHGARYFFPKRGYIYNDGDLTYRNYLEDNFEKIEVQLEGEDYSFYQLE